One Paraburkholderia sp. IMGN_8 DNA window includes the following coding sequences:
- a CDS encoding glycosyltransferase family 4 protein, giving the protein MKVAIVHDWLVAPGGAEKVLEQIIECFPDADLFSLVDFLEDRRPLGGKPVTTSFIQRLPFAQRRYRAYLPLMPLAIEQFDLSPYDLIITSSYAVAKGVLVGPDQTHVSYVHSPMRYAWDLQHQYLREAKLTHGLRSWAARALLHYLRGWDSHSANGVDRLIANSQFVARRMMKTYRRDAAVIPPPVDVHRFEMCTNKEDFYLTASRMVPYKRIDLIVETFTATPHRKLIVIGDGPEMAAIRAKAGPNVTILGYQPFTVLRDHLQRARAFVFAAEEDFGIVALEAQACGTPVIAFGKGGALETVVPVGEAHPTGVYFARQTVVSMLDAIDRFERQREQITPAACRANAERFSAAVFRRAFMCEVTRTIAAAGERPRGAMERIEHEFTAEELAWPGDAVRENLWGR; this is encoded by the coding sequence ATGAAAGTGGCGATCGTGCACGACTGGCTCGTCGCGCCCGGCGGGGCGGAGAAAGTGCTCGAACAGATCATCGAGTGCTTTCCCGATGCCGATCTTTTCAGCCTCGTTGACTTCCTCGAAGATCGCAGACCCCTCGGCGGCAAGCCCGTCACGACCTCGTTCATCCAGCGTCTGCCGTTTGCGCAGCGCCGCTATCGAGCGTATCTGCCGCTGATGCCGCTTGCAATCGAACAGTTCGATCTATCGCCTTACGACCTCATCATCACCAGCTCATATGCGGTAGCCAAAGGTGTGCTGGTTGGCCCCGATCAGACGCACGTGAGTTATGTGCATTCGCCAATGCGCTACGCGTGGGATCTGCAACACCAGTATCTGCGCGAAGCGAAACTGACGCACGGGCTGCGCTCGTGGGCCGCGCGCGCGCTGCTGCATTATCTGCGCGGCTGGGATTCGCATTCGGCGAACGGTGTCGATCGGCTGATCGCCAATTCGCAGTTTGTCGCGCGCCGCATGATGAAAACTTACCGGCGCGATGCGGCTGTGATTCCGCCGCCCGTCGACGTGCACCGGTTCGAAATGTGCACGAACAAGGAAGACTTTTATCTGACCGCCTCGCGGATGGTGCCGTACAAGCGCATCGATCTGATCGTCGAAACCTTTACCGCGACGCCGCACCGCAAGCTGATCGTGATCGGCGATGGTCCGGAGATGGCGGCGATTCGCGCCAAGGCCGGTCCGAATGTGACGATTCTCGGTTATCAGCCGTTCACGGTTCTCAGAGATCATCTGCAACGTGCGAGAGCTTTCGTATTCGCCGCCGAAGAAGACTTCGGCATCGTCGCGCTCGAAGCGCAGGCGTGCGGCACGCCGGTGATCGCGTTCGGCAAGGGCGGGGCGCTCGAAACGGTGGTGCCGGTCGGCGAGGCGCATCCTACCGGCGTATATTTCGCACGCCAAACAGTTGTGTCGATGCTCGACGCGATCGATCGCTTCGAACGCCAGCGAGAACAGATCACGCCGGCTGCGTGCCGGGCGAATGCCGAACGCTTTTCGGCGGCGGTGTTCCGGCGCGCTTTCATGTGTGAAGTAACGCGCACGATCGCGGCGGCGGGCGAGCGTCCACGGGGCGCAATGGAGCGGATCGAACACGAATTCACCGCCGAAGAGCTCGCCTGGCCCGGCGATGCGGTGCGGGAAAACCTCTGGGGGCGTTGA
- a CDS encoding polysaccharide biosynthesis tyrosine autokinase, whose translation MSTYDMLDHGPAPGNDEDAVLRDLLRIIVDQIGWVIGIAGCVILAAVIYTRIATPIYSADALLQVEAQNANGNATPSQAMLALMPSIGATHTEAEIEIIKSRAVVEPVVEQFKLNFSVVPKTMPVLGKISALFAHPGRPLGAAFGMSSYAWGGEQFEVDSITVPKSLEGVQLILRVLDYGRYELIDSFGERILTGVAGQEASGNDVTLFVKTLVARPGTEFHVTRFNQLDAVSTLSSGLQVSEKGRETGVVQLSYMGKDPHAITAITNAVAASYLKQRTERAQEEASRMLSFLNSELPRLRTEVKKAETALSEYQSRVGSFQPTQEAGVYLAGGLDYEKQIASLRIMRAQLLQRFTAESPEVQQVDAQLAAMTSEKARFEQHFTTLPSSERNALALQRDAKVAEEIYVALLNKTQELSISRAGTIGNVHIIDQALLPSQPVRPKAALIISAGTVLGIIAGILFAFCRRTFFTGVSDPEFVERRFQLPIFGSITFSPEQARSDRLLSTTRGAALPAPSSRPTEVPALSATPSGIERLIRSRTAAAKGARVPVGTQTVIPSARTPMRSLLVKTHPFDMTVEGLRGLRATLQFGLVDAPNRVVAITSPAPSDGKSFLCANLAALIAESGKRVLLIDADLRRGRLAQYFGRSPNGGLTELLTGQVDLEVAARATGVDGLHFIAAGAYPPNPSEILTSSRFSEILARFEQEFDLVIVDTPPLLAVADAAVVANIAGSTVLVMRAGMHSEHNVTDALKKLRRARARVVGGVMNAVPLKSRNRNGTYDYAYAYTYSAGDPINPQAPQAPR comes from the coding sequence ATGAGTACGTACGACATGCTGGATCACGGACCGGCGCCGGGCAACGACGAGGACGCAGTCTTGCGGGACTTGTTGCGCATCATCGTCGATCAGATCGGGTGGGTGATCGGCATTGCCGGCTGCGTCATCCTGGCCGCGGTGATTTATACCAGGATCGCGACGCCGATCTATTCCGCCGACGCACTGCTTCAGGTCGAAGCGCAGAACGCCAACGGCAACGCCACGCCGAGTCAGGCCATGCTTGCGCTCATGCCGTCGATCGGTGCGACGCACACCGAGGCGGAAATCGAAATCATCAAGAGCCGCGCGGTGGTCGAACCAGTGGTCGAGCAATTCAAGCTGAACTTCAGCGTGGTGCCGAAGACCATGCCGGTGCTCGGCAAGATCTCCGCGCTCTTCGCGCATCCGGGCCGTCCGCTCGGCGCTGCGTTCGGCATGAGCTCCTATGCGTGGGGCGGCGAGCAATTCGAGGTCGATTCGATCACGGTGCCGAAGTCGCTCGAAGGAGTGCAGCTGATACTGCGCGTGCTCGACTACGGACGCTATGAACTGATCGACTCGTTCGGCGAACGGATCCTGACCGGCGTGGCCGGCCAGGAAGCGAGCGGCAACGACGTCACGTTGTTCGTCAAGACACTGGTGGCGCGTCCGGGCACCGAGTTCCACGTCACGCGCTTCAACCAGCTCGATGCGGTATCCACCCTCTCGTCCGGTCTGCAAGTGTCGGAGAAAGGCCGTGAAACCGGCGTCGTGCAACTGTCGTACATGGGCAAGGATCCGCACGCGATCACCGCGATCACCAACGCGGTGGCGGCATCGTATCTGAAGCAGCGCACCGAACGCGCGCAGGAAGAAGCGAGCCGCATGCTGAGCTTCCTGAACAGCGAATTGCCGCGTCTGCGTACCGAGGTCAAAAAGGCAGAAACCGCGCTGTCCGAATACCAGTCGCGTGTCGGTTCGTTCCAGCCGACCCAGGAAGCCGGGGTGTACCTCGCCGGCGGTCTGGACTACGAAAAGCAGATCGCGTCGCTGCGCATCATGCGTGCGCAACTGCTGCAGCGCTTCACCGCGGAGAGCCCGGAAGTGCAGCAGGTCGACGCGCAACTGGCAGCGATGACAAGCGAAAAGGCGCGCTTCGAACAGCACTTCACGACGCTGCCGAGTTCCGAGCGCAACGCCCTCGCCTTGCAGCGCGATGCGAAGGTTGCTGAAGAAATCTACGTGGCGCTGCTGAACAAAACCCAGGAGCTGTCGATCTCGCGTGCCGGCACGATCGGCAACGTGCATATCATCGATCAGGCCTTGCTGCCGTCCCAGCCGGTGCGTCCGAAGGCGGCGCTGATCATTTCGGCGGGCACGGTGCTCGGCATCATCGCCGGCATTCTGTTCGCGTTCTGCCGGCGCACGTTCTTTACCGGCGTGTCCGATCCGGAGTTCGTCGAACGCCGCTTCCAGCTGCCGATCTTCGGTTCGATCACCTTCAGCCCGGAACAGGCGCGCAGCGACCGGCTGTTGAGTACCACGCGCGGCGCCGCCTTGCCCGCGCCGAGTTCGCGGCCGACCGAAGTGCCGGCCCTGTCCGCGACGCCATCCGGCATCGAGCGGTTGATCCGATCGCGCACGGCGGCGGCCAAGGGCGCGCGCGTGCCGGTCGGCACGCAAACCGTCATCCCGTCGGCCAGGACGCCGATGCGCTCGCTGCTGGTGAAGACGCATCCGTTCGATATGACGGTGGAAGGTTTGCGCGGACTGCGCGCCACGCTGCAATTCGGCCTGGTCGATGCGCCCAATCGGGTGGTGGCGATCACGAGCCCGGCGCCTTCGGACGGCAAGAGTTTCCTGTGCGCGAACCTCGCTGCGCTGATCGCCGAGTCCGGCAAGCGCGTGCTGCTGATCGACGCCGATCTGCGGCGCGGCCGGCTCGCGCAATATTTCGGCCGCTCGCCCAACGGCGGCTTGACCGAACTGCTGACCGGCCAGGTCGATCTGGAAGTCGCGGCTCGCGCCACGGGCGTCGACGGCTTGCACTTCATCGCGGCGGGCGCTTATCCGCCGAACCCGTCCGAGATCCTGACGTCGTCGCGTTTCAGCGAAATTCTTGCGCGCTTCGAGCAGGAGTTCGACTTGGTGATCGTCGATACGCCGCCACTGCTGGCGGTTGCCGATGCCGCGGTGGTCGCCAATATCGCCGGCTCGACGGTGCTGGTGATGCGTGCCGGCATGCACTCCGAGCACAACGTCACCGATGCGCTGAAGAAACTGCGGCGCGCGCGTGCCCGAGTGGTGGGCGGCGTGATGAATGCGGTGCCGTTGAAGAGCCGCAACAGGAACGGCACGTATGACTACGCGTATGCGTACACCTACTCCGCCGGCGATCCGATCAATCCTCAGGCTCCTCAAGCACCACGATAG
- a CDS encoding type II toxin-antitoxin system HigB family toxin → MRVISKKALLDFIKRHPGARSALLTWYSLAQACLAYGFNDLKQTFAGVDYVPPQYTVFDVGGNRYRIVAAIHYNRQSLFVRHVLTHAEYDLWTRKNLKS, encoded by the coding sequence ATGCGGGTCATTTCGAAGAAAGCGTTGCTGGACTTTATCAAGAGGCATCCGGGCGCGCGCAGTGCGCTGTTGACGTGGTACTCGCTGGCGCAGGCTTGCCTCGCGTATGGCTTTAACGACCTGAAGCAGACGTTCGCCGGCGTCGACTACGTGCCGCCGCAATACACAGTGTTCGATGTGGGCGGCAACCGTTACCGGATCGTCGCGGCGATTCACTACAACAGGCAGTCGTTATTCGTTCGTCATGTATTGACGCATGCGGAATACGACCTTTGGACGAGGAAGAATTTAAAGTCATGA
- a CDS encoding undecaprenyl-phosphate glucose phosphotransferase — translation MLRNTARCLDALFVIAGGLLAHWMRFSTPIALTDTERLLIAFNCVLVLLLFPGFGVYETWRGKSLPAMLARVGAAWLVVVATAVVLAFTLQHRMDALSRLWFGYSTLISGALIIVTKCLVHVALRSVRRRGMNFRSVAIVGAPGFSRTLLAHLDCAPQAGFKPVCVFDTSVEGSSAFGARLNHLPVLTDLNAFAAKVRDEHVNEVWLALPLSEEHTIYRFMRTFRHDFVNLRFIPDVRSLSLFNHALVDVVGLPTLNLSTTPFSPPQMWPKLIFDRLFAALALLALAPVFIVLSIAIKLTSPGPVFFRQTRKGVDGQPFAIYKFRSMTVHREAHGQLTQAARNDTRVTKLGGFMRRTSLDELPQFLNVLLGQMSVVGPRPHALEHDDLYKDQVYGYMYRYRIKPGITGWAQVNGYRGATTKVEKMETRIKFDLFYIHNWSFWFDMKIVFITIFKGFINRNAF, via the coding sequence ATGCTTAGGAATACTGCTCGATGTCTCGACGCACTCTTTGTGATTGCTGGCGGGCTGCTCGCTCACTGGATGCGCTTTTCGACGCCGATCGCGTTGACGGACACCGAGCGTCTTCTGATCGCCTTCAACTGCGTACTCGTGCTGCTGCTGTTTCCCGGCTTCGGCGTGTATGAAACGTGGCGCGGGAAATCACTGCCGGCAATGCTGGCACGCGTGGGCGCGGCGTGGCTGGTCGTGGTCGCCACCGCCGTCGTGCTGGCGTTTACCTTGCAGCACCGGATGGACGCGCTGTCGCGCTTATGGTTCGGCTACTCGACGCTGATTTCCGGCGCGCTGATCATCGTCACGAAGTGCCTCGTGCATGTGGCGCTGCGCAGCGTGCGGCGGCGCGGCATGAACTTCCGCTCGGTCGCGATCGTCGGCGCGCCAGGCTTCTCGCGCACGTTGCTCGCGCATCTCGACTGTGCGCCGCAAGCCGGTTTCAAACCGGTCTGCGTATTCGACACCAGCGTCGAAGGGTCCAGCGCCTTCGGCGCGCGCCTGAACCACCTGCCGGTGCTGACCGATCTGAACGCGTTCGCCGCCAAGGTGCGCGACGAGCACGTGAATGAAGTGTGGCTGGCGTTGCCGCTTTCGGAAGAACATACGATCTATCGCTTCATGCGCACATTCCGGCATGACTTCGTCAATCTGCGATTCATTCCCGACGTGCGCAGCCTCTCGCTTTTCAACCACGCGCTGGTCGATGTCGTCGGCTTACCGACACTGAATCTGAGCACCACGCCGTTCTCGCCGCCGCAGATGTGGCCCAAGCTGATCTTCGACCGGCTGTTCGCGGCGCTCGCGTTACTGGCGTTGGCGCCGGTCTTCATCGTGCTCTCCATCGCGATCAAGCTGACTTCGCCGGGACCGGTGTTCTTCCGGCAAACCCGCAAGGGCGTCGACGGCCAGCCGTTCGCGATCTACAAGTTCCGCTCGATGACCGTGCATCGCGAAGCGCATGGACAGCTCACGCAGGCCGCGCGCAACGACACGCGCGTGACGAAGCTCGGCGGCTTCATGCGCCGCACCAGCCTCGACGAACTGCCGCAATTCCTGAATGTGCTGCTCGGCCAGATGTCGGTGGTCGGCCCGCGTCCGCATGCGCTCGAGCACGACGATCTCTACAAGGATCAGGTGTACGGCTACATGTACCGCTACCGGATCAAGCCCGGTATCACCGGCTGGGCGCAGGTGAACGGCTATCGCGGCGCCACCACCAAGGTCGAAAAGATGGAGACGCGCATCAAGTTCGATCTTTTCTACATCCACAACTGGTCGTTCTGGTTCGACATGAAGATCGTGTTCATCACGATCTTCAAAGGCTTTATCAACCGGAACGCATTTTGA
- a CDS encoding glycosyltransferase — MRPTIDVSPLAHSLPLVRPALIDTPAAPSTPVTSVTPATLAPAMPSVLFVDQSGQLGGAEFALLQLAGSCTSRSQVVLLSDGPFRARLEALGARVDVLNDARVSGVVRQGSCLNCLRAVPGILRQVRAIASRARDFDVLFLNTQKALVLGALGKPLHRKPVIWYQHDILTREHFGRVQLGVVKWLVRFAVDQVVANSKASAQSLAALTGVAVDTVPVIYNGIDAGAFSRVAGTNMAALRRRLGLPEHAWVAGLFGRLAPWKGQHIALDALARLPGVHLVLVGAPLFGEDAYAQRLHQQAEQLGIADRVHFAGFQDDVPAWMKAMDVILHTSTEPEPFGRVIVEGMAAARPVIAAAAGGVTEIVRHRHNGWLVKPGDVAALADAIEALRAEPALAQRLAAQALADAQNEFSVDQYLQRMTQAIGQAAR; from the coding sequence ATGCGCCCGACGATTGACGTCTCTCCACTTGCCCATTCGTTGCCGCTGGTTCGGCCAGCTTTGATCGATACGCCCGCTGCACCGTCGACACCCGTGACATCCGTGACACCTGCAACGCTCGCGCCCGCGATGCCGAGCGTGCTGTTCGTCGATCAGAGCGGCCAGCTCGGCGGTGCTGAATTCGCGCTGTTGCAACTGGCGGGAAGCTGCACCTCGCGCAGCCAGGTCGTGCTGCTCTCCGACGGCCCGTTTCGCGCGCGGCTCGAAGCGCTCGGCGCGCGTGTGGATGTGCTGAACGATGCGCGCGTATCGGGCGTCGTGCGGCAAGGCTCCTGTTTGAACTGCCTGCGTGCCGTGCCAGGCATCCTGCGCCAGGTACGCGCAATCGCCTCGCGGGCGCGCGACTTCGACGTGCTGTTTCTCAACACACAAAAGGCGCTGGTGCTCGGCGCGCTCGGCAAACCGCTGCATCGCAAACCGGTGATCTGGTATCAGCACGACATCCTGACGCGCGAGCACTTCGGGCGTGTGCAATTGGGCGTCGTCAAGTGGCTGGTGCGTTTCGCGGTCGATCAGGTCGTGGCGAATTCGAAGGCGTCGGCGCAGTCGCTGGCGGCGCTGACGGGCGTCGCGGTCGATACGGTGCCCGTCATCTACAACGGCATCGACGCGGGCGCATTCAGCCGCGTCGCCGGCACGAACATGGCCGCGCTGCGCCGGCGCCTGGGCTTGCCTGAGCATGCCTGGGTCGCGGGTTTATTCGGCCGCCTCGCGCCATGGAAAGGTCAGCACATTGCCCTCGACGCGCTGGCGCGGCTGCCCGGCGTGCATCTGGTGCTGGTCGGCGCGCCGCTATTCGGCGAGGACGCGTACGCGCAGCGTCTCCATCAGCAGGCCGAACAATTGGGCATAGCGGATCGCGTGCACTTCGCGGGCTTTCAGGACGACGTGCCCGCATGGATGAAAGCGATGGACGTCATTTTGCACACCTCGACCGAACCCGAGCCGTTCGGCCGGGTGATCGTCGAAGGAATGGCGGCGGCGCGGCCGGTGATCGCCGCGGCCGCCGGCGGCGTGACCGAGATCGTGCGGCATCGTCACAACGGCTGGCTGGTGAAACCTGGCGACGTGGCCGCGTTAGCCGATGCGATCGAAGCGTTGCGCGCCGAGCCGGCACTCGCGCAGCGCCTCGCGGCGCAGGCGCTCGCCGATGCGCAAAACGAGTTTTCGGTGGATCAGTATTTGCAACGGATGACGCAGGCCATCGGGCAAGCCGCGCGCTGA
- a CDS encoding Crp/Fnr family transcriptional regulator, which yields MLTLQSDLHGNHLLGALPSHEWQALAPHLELVHLRTEQLLCDSGQRIHHVYFPTTAIISMLSTMEDGSSVEIAAVGREGMTGVPVLTGGETMPNRVQVQCAGFAYRMSAQALKQQFARSDFLRRLMLLYMHALLTQVAQTAACNRHHALNKQLCRWLLIEVDRVASNDLTVTQQLIADMLGVRREGITEAAGKLHDEGLIHHSRGHIKVLDRKGLEARACECYGLVKREFDRLLPRLRQAETVE from the coding sequence ATGTTGACACTTCAATCAGACCTGCACGGCAACCATCTGCTCGGCGCATTGCCGTCCCACGAATGGCAAGCACTTGCCCCTCACCTCGAACTGGTCCATCTGCGTACCGAGCAGTTGCTGTGCGACTCCGGCCAACGCATCCATCACGTCTACTTCCCGACCACGGCGATCATCTCGATGCTCTCGACGATGGAAGACGGCAGCTCGGTCGAAATCGCCGCCGTCGGCCGCGAAGGTATGACCGGCGTGCCGGTGCTCACCGGCGGCGAAACCATGCCGAACCGCGTGCAGGTCCAATGCGCCGGCTTCGCGTACCGGATGAGCGCACAGGCGCTCAAGCAGCAATTCGCCCGCTCCGATTTCCTGCGCCGCCTGATGCTGCTGTATATGCACGCCCTGCTCACGCAAGTCGCGCAGACCGCTGCCTGCAATCGCCACCACGCGCTGAACAAGCAGCTGTGCCGGTGGCTGCTGATCGAAGTGGACAGGGTTGCTTCGAACGATCTGACGGTTACCCAGCAACTGATCGCCGACATGCTCGGCGTGCGCCGCGAAGGCATCACCGAAGCGGCCGGCAAGCTGCACGACGAAGGCCTGATTCACCACAGCCGCGGCCACATCAAGGTGCTCGACCGCAAGGGCCTCGAAGCACGCGCCTGCGAATGCTATGGCCTCGTCAAGCGCGAATTCGACCGCCTTCTGCCGCGCCTGCGTCAGGCTGAGACCGTCGAATGA
- a CDS encoding polysaccharide biosynthesis/export family protein, with the protein MNIKTMAAGLAAASLCACSLAPGPYLDTKRLEPPPPPQQTAEKFPVRAIDVGYFRQQRAAAVPAVCPLQCLTSKTRSSYDYHLGISDQLTIIVWDHPELTGGGSGAAAGVPPLPAGSSGTAPSPGPTQTQGATPIAPTLTGGGEGGLTVRVANNGTIFFPRVGRIKVVGMTAQQVQQELTKGLSRTIRNPQLDVRVSGFNSQSVQVTGNLRTPASEAITDTPLTVLDAINRAGGALADADLQNVGVTRDGKRYTVDVAALLETGDPQQNVLLKDGDIIDVPDRSNSRVFVLGEVNKPTSLPMNRGRLTLADALTGAGSLDVKTGDPRFVYVVRGADKTLTPDVYQLDMTQVDALMLMTKFELQPKDVVYVQVSSAARFNRALEQITPTLQTLFYTWQLSK; encoded by the coding sequence ATGAATATCAAAACAATGGCCGCAGGGCTCGCGGCCGCATCGCTATGCGCCTGCTCATTGGCGCCAGGACCTTATCTGGACACCAAACGGCTGGAGCCGCCCCCTCCGCCGCAACAGACCGCGGAAAAATTCCCGGTTCGCGCGATCGATGTCGGCTATTTTCGTCAGCAGCGCGCGGCCGCCGTACCGGCGGTCTGTCCGTTGCAGTGCCTGACGTCGAAAACGCGCAGCTCCTATGACTATCACCTGGGGATCAGCGATCAGCTGACCATCATCGTCTGGGATCACCCGGAACTGACGGGTGGCGGCTCGGGCGCGGCGGCCGGTGTGCCGCCTCTGCCGGCGGGCAGCAGCGGCACGGCGCCGTCGCCGGGACCGACGCAGACACAAGGCGCGACACCGATCGCGCCGACGCTGACGGGCGGCGGCGAAGGTGGGCTGACGGTGCGGGTCGCCAATAACGGCACGATTTTCTTCCCGCGCGTGGGCCGCATCAAAGTGGTCGGCATGACCGCGCAGCAGGTCCAGCAGGAGCTGACCAAGGGTCTGTCCAGGACGATCCGCAATCCGCAACTCGACGTGCGCGTATCGGGCTTTAACAGCCAGTCGGTGCAGGTGACCGGCAACCTGCGCACGCCCGCTTCGGAAGCGATCACCGACACGCCGCTGACCGTGCTCGACGCGATCAATCGCGCGGGCGGCGCACTGGCCGACGCGGATCTGCAAAACGTCGGCGTCACGCGCGACGGCAAGCGCTACACGGTCGACGTCGCCGCGCTGCTCGAAACCGGCGATCCGCAACAGAACGTATTGCTGAAAGACGGCGACATCATCGACGTGCCGGACCGTTCCAACAGCCGCGTCTTCGTGCTCGGCGAGGTCAACAAGCCGACCTCGCTGCCGATGAACCGCGGCCGCCTGACGCTCGCCGACGCGCTGACCGGCGCGGGCAGCCTCGACGTCAAAACCGGCGACCCGCGTTTCGTGTACGTGGTGCGCGGCGCCGACAAGACGCTCACGCCCGACGTCTATCAGCTCGACATGACGCAGGTCGACGCGTTGATGCTGATGACCAAGTTCGAACTACAGCCCAAGGATGTGGTGTACGTGCAAGTCTCGAGCGCCGCCCGCTTTAACCGCGCACTCGAACAGATCACGCCGACCCTGCAAACCTTGTTCTACACATGGCAGTTGTCCAAGTAA
- a CDS encoding transcriptional regulator, with the protein MNADRLPGAFPDIAQTWAALQTQLSLTPIRSEQDYQKMVRLANELSDHLNGNEEDPLADLFAIVTDLIESWEANNVTIPKAEPREVLRHLLETHGLKQKDLIGIASPTVVSDILAGRRAISKKVAKALAVRFHTDVSAFL; encoded by the coding sequence ATGAATGCCGATCGCCTCCCGGGAGCTTTTCCCGACATCGCTCAGACCTGGGCTGCGCTGCAGACCCAGTTGTCTCTCACACCCATTCGCAGCGAGCAGGATTATCAGAAGATGGTCCGGCTGGCCAACGAGCTCTCCGATCACCTGAACGGCAACGAGGAAGACCCGCTTGCCGATCTGTTCGCGATCGTCACCGACCTGATCGAGAGTTGGGAAGCAAACAACGTGACGATCCCGAAAGCGGAGCCGCGCGAGGTCTTGCGGCATCTGCTGGAAACGCATGGGCTCAAGCAAAAGGATCTGATCGGAATCGCCTCGCCCACTGTGGTGAGCGATATTCTTGCGGGCCGCCGCGCGATCAGCAAGAAGGTCGCGAAAGCACTGGCCGTGCGTTTTCATACCGACGTCAGCGCGTTTCTGTAA
- the rpiA gene encoding ribose-5-phosphate isomerase RpiA, translating into MTQDELKQLVGQAAADYVNANVPEGAVIGVGTGSTANCFIDALAVGKARYRGAVSSSLATTARLQSHGFKVFDLNEIDSLPVYVDGADEIDHSGAMIKGGGGALTREKIVASVSDVFVCIADASKRVDVLGNFPLPIEVVPMARTAIGRRVTALGGVPVVRVTKEGVPFITDNGNEILDVKGLRISDPRTLEMHVNAWPGVVTVGLFAGRGADLCLLGTDTGVMTIEYSKG; encoded by the coding sequence ATGACCCAAGACGAACTCAAGCAACTGGTCGGCCAGGCCGCCGCCGACTACGTGAACGCTAACGTGCCCGAAGGCGCGGTGATCGGTGTCGGCACCGGCTCCACCGCGAACTGTTTCATCGACGCGCTGGCTGTCGGCAAGGCCCGTTATCGCGGTGCGGTGTCGAGCTCGCTCGCCACCACCGCGCGCCTGCAATCGCACGGCTTCAAAGTGTTCGACCTGAACGAAATCGATTCGCTGCCGGTGTACGTGGACGGTGCCGACGAGATCGACCACAGCGGCGCGATGATCAAGGGCGGCGGCGGGGCGCTGACGCGCGAGAAAATCGTCGCGTCCGTGTCGGATGTGTTCGTCTGCATCGCCGATGCAAGCAAACGCGTCGACGTGCTCGGCAACTTCCCGCTGCCGATCGAAGTCGTGCCGATGGCGCGCACCGCGATCGGCCGCCGTGTCACGGCGCTCGGCGGTGTGCCGGTGGTACGCGTGACGAAAGAAGGCGTGCCGTTCATCACCGATAACGGCAACGAGATCCTCGACGTCAAAGGTCTGCGGATCAGCGACCCGCGCACGCTGGAAATGCACGTCAATGCATGGCCGGGCGTGGTGACGGTGGGTCTGTTTGCCGGCCGCGGCGCGGATTTGTGCCTGCTCGGCACCGATACCGGCGTCATGACCATCGAGTACAGCAAGGGCTAA
- a CDS encoding glycosyltransferase has protein sequence MKVSVIVPTYRRTADLARCLAALDAQQRRADEVIVIARHDDYATLDWLRTREANRPDARLWIVLVRTPGVVAAYNLGIESASGDVLCFTDDDAAPHPDWIERIALAFENDASLGGLGGRDIVHERNGILQGQKPRVGLVRWYGRAIGNHHIGHGAAREVQVLKGVNMAFRREAIGTLRFDGRLRGTGAQVHCEMGFSLDVQRRGWTLIYDPSLLVEHFPAQRNDEDQRYTFNDAAFYNASFNLRLIMCEYLTPPGRWAFVAYSTLIGDRADPGFLRALSLAFESGGVALALRKWRVGLRAMRGAWQEAAR, from the coding sequence GTGAAAGTCTCCGTGATCGTGCCGACCTACCGGCGCACCGCCGATCTGGCGCGCTGCCTCGCGGCACTCGATGCGCAGCAGCGCCGCGCCGACGAAGTGATCGTGATCGCACGTCACGACGATTACGCGACGCTCGACTGGCTGCGCACTCGCGAAGCGAACCGGCCGGACGCGCGCCTGTGGATCGTGCTGGTGCGCACGCCGGGCGTGGTCGCCGCATACAACCTGGGTATCGAAAGCGCCAGCGGCGACGTACTCTGCTTCACCGACGACGACGCCGCGCCGCATCCCGACTGGATCGAGCGGATCGCCCTCGCCTTCGAAAACGATGCGTCGCTCGGCGGTCTGGGCGGACGCGACATCGTGCACGAACGCAACGGCATTCTGCAGGGGCAGAAACCGCGCGTGGGGCTGGTGCGCTGGTATGGCCGCGCCATCGGCAATCACCATATCGGCCATGGCGCGGCGCGCGAGGTGCAGGTGCTCAAGGGCGTCAACATGGCGTTTCGCCGCGAGGCGATCGGCACGCTGCGTTTCGACGGGCGCTTGCGCGGCACCGGCGCGCAGGTGCATTGCGAAATGGGTTTCAGCCTCGACGTGCAGCGGCGCGGCTGGACCCTGATCTATGACCCATCGTTGCTGGTGGAGCACTTCCCGGCCCAGCGCAACGACGAGGACCAGCGTTACACATTCAACGACGCGGCTTTCTATAACGCGTCATTCAATCTCCGACTCATCATGTGCGAATACCTGACGCCGCCGGGCCGATGGGCGTTCGTCGCTTATTCGACGCTGATCGGCGATCGTGCGGACCCGGGGTTCCTGCGCGCATTGTCGTTGGCATTCGAGAGCGGCGGCGTGGCTCTCGCGCTTCGCAAATGGCGAGTCGGTTTACGCGCAATGCGCGGGGCATGGCAGGAGGCGGCACGCTGA